The Apium graveolens cultivar Ventura chromosome 10, ASM990537v1, whole genome shotgun sequence nucleotide sequence taattgatatcgaatatgattctgtatcctaaaatatatcaattagttatcttttcctttaagtgttctattcttcatagatatcttctccatgcatatatcttcttgttttagtcttgatcttctttcctttcaatcggCCGCCTTCCTTactgaaagtcttcttaagtcctgatattatctcctgatgaatatcttctgatatcttaagttctgataacttaagttctgataacttaagttctgatatcttaagttctgacttcagtataagtactgattttcagttaagtcctgatttgtcctgttagtcaagatctgaaaactaaacacaaattattattagacatgacatcacaaatatatctaacaaatagGTTAAGGGAGAAGAAAGAATATGCAAAATACTCTTGGATATGTGATGTATCTCCTAGAGCAATGGATAAAATAGAAAAGAATAAAAAATATTCTTTTAATTGGCTAATGACCTTCAATGGAGATGATGGATATGAGATTACAAACAATTATGATCATAAGGAAACTCATGTTGTAAATTTGAAGAGTAGAAGTTGCAGTTGCCGAGAGTGGGATATTAGCGGACTTCCGTGTCAATATGCTATATGTGCGGTTCACAGTAGAAAGGAAGAACCTGTAACTTATGTGCCACAGTGGTATAAAAAGGAAGTCTACTTGCAAGCGTACTATTGTCCTTTAAACCCGCTGAAAGAACATAATCAATGGACTAAAACTGAGAAGGAGGCTATGTTACCACCAGAATTGAAACCTAAATATGGTAGGCTAAAAGAGATAGGAGGAAAAACAAAGATGAAACTAAAAAAACTAGAAAACTTGGTAGACAAGGAAGAAAAATGACGTGCTCCCGTTGCAATCAACAGGGTCATAATAAAAAAGGTTGCAAAAATATTCCAGGTATCTAATATTGTCATGAAATTTTTTTTAATGTCATTGATAACCAATTGATAGATTTTATATCGACAGGTACCTCAGGTGTTGTAGTAGGTACAAATGCTGCAAGTTTGCAACTAGTACATCAATAAAGCAAGCAAAAAAACTAGACAAACTTCCTATAAAAAGAAAGATATCTGAGCAAAGTCAACAATCACTATTTTGTGTCATGAAATTAAAGGTTTGCAATGGAAGGGAAACAATTCCATGACAAACAATCATCTTCAACAAATTGCCCATCAGAAAAGAAGTGATCAATTTAAGAAGACTTGATAAAGTTTTTAACAATTTGATTTGTGAAGATTTTAATGTACCGAGCAAGTGGAGACTCAAGTTGTTTTTTTTCTGCGTTATTTTATGGTTGGGTTAATTTGGTTAATTACTTTTATTTTGATGGTTTGCGATATTTATGAAATTGTGTTTAATAAAAGTATCAGTATATTggattattttagtttttaaaatttcATTTAAACAGTAAGTTCGCTACTTGACGATCACAGTTTGATGAACTTTTGGCCTTCTGGTAGTAATGTTAACTGGTCAGATAGTTGGTTTTGGACATCATGTGATGTTCATTTTGTTCTAGCTTTGTTCATGTGACAGAGGTGTATAAATTTGAGTCAAAAGATGTCAATGtaaatatatacacacactaGATGCGGACTTGCCAGGTCAGATGTCTATGTCTAGTTGTCACTCGATGTTAGATGTCAGATGTGTTTTTAATTGCTTCTGTTAACCCTCTGTTAATAAAGGGCTTTTTTATATAACGGCAACCAAATTCAGGGTTATTGACTTGAAGTTTAAAGTCCATAGGCTATATCGCAACAACGAGTAAAGTTCCTGGGCCAAAAGATGCTTTTTGCCTTGAATTTTTGTGTAACAGTTTAACTTTCATTAGTTCCATATAGTTGCATTTATTCCTTCAAGGGTTGTGTAGCTCGAGTGCAAATAAAAAAGAGCTGAGTTTGTTAACAAGATGAGTCTAACTCGACTTGGTGTTTCAAATAAATTCAAAGTTGAAATTGATTTTCCTTGATTTTTTAAAACTGAAAACTAAAACCGCAATTAAATTGAAAGTTcagttttgattttaaaatttccAGTTTTAATTATTAAAGGTTCAATTTAACTTACAAAAATCGAAtgaaaatagaaatgggaaaaaaGACTTAGTTTAGTTCCTGGGACGCCCTGAATCCAAGCAACACAAGCCAATGGTAAGGGTCATCCATCTTAGAAGGACAAATTTAGAAAGTACTTAAGAAAAAAAGGAACTTAGAAAAAATCAATAAGAAAGTGGTATTTAGAGTGTAGCTGGAGTTGGGTACCATATTTCGAAATTAAAAGATACTATAATTCAAGTCATACTGAAACTCATGCCATACTCGAGAAAAagaattataatttttaaatttttgtttAGTGTAATTATTTGACACCATATCTTGTTCGAATTAAGTATAAAATTTACCACTATATAACTAGCGAAATATCAAATTTACCACTGATTAATTCGGGGTCTCAAATTGGCCATTTTTCATAAAAATGATAATTTTCTGTGATAAATTTGAGATATCGTTAGCTTGTGACCGACTTGAAAAGTGGCGAATTTGAGACTCACCTACTTGAAAGTGGCCAATTTGAGACCCCAAATTTGTCGGTGGTAAATTTGAAATTTTGCTAATTATATAGTGGTCATTTGATAATTAACTATATTCTGTTCTGATCTGTTAATTCTATCATCAAGATTTTTCAATCTGAAAATATGCACACTGAAGTTAGATCTTTTCTTGTTAAATATTAAAACAAGATGCCTCGTCACaaggataaaatatttttatgacaGCATAAAACATCTTATAACTTAAGGTAGGCCCTGACTCCACATATTGTTTGAAAATGAAAAGTTTAAGGCATGTTTTAGAcatgttcttgatgtaattttctaaaattaattgtTGGAGGTTGTTTCTTGTTATAAGAACTTAAATTTccatgtttggatctaagtcattttcttagtgtaatccatataGAATTTGAGGTGAAATTAATAGTTTGAAATGGATAGTGTGGGTTTATCCCACATTGATAATGTAAAGAGAAGTTAAGTACTTTATATAGTATCATTTGCaagagtagtatacaactactaaggcaTGTGGGTGTGTATAGTATTATTGTGTGCCTCGCGCGCACGCACACGCGCTGCCGCCACGCCACGCCTCGCCTCGGGTCGAAGGGCGAATGTCTCGGCATCTCGCATACGCGAGGCGACCATGGCTAGTAATTTTGCTGCTTGTTTAATTAAAATAGTTAATGacttattatattgttttatatgAATATTGAATCTGTGTAACAGGCAATATCAATATTTGCTGATAAAAAATTACAAACTCTGATTTGCTGGAATAAATATTGGTCAAAATTTGTTGGGCTGACAAATCCTGACGCCTGGATTAGGATTTGTTGTGGGTAAATACTGATGGGCTGACTGTTACGTTTCTTATTATGAAATATATTCTATTAAATGTATATTAAGttagaatatttattttaattaatgtaatataTTCAGTTACGTTTAGTTTTGTATTATATACAAAACTAAATGTTTGTAATAAGATATAATAAACACAGACTTGTGAATACCCTATCTGCTACTTCTCTCTCTTTCTCCTCCATAACATACAGATTATAACATGGATTTTTTGGGCGAACTGAGGTACATGTCGTTGTTGAGTTTTACATGATTGCGAACGCATTGCTCTGTGATGTTTTATCCTGAAAGTTATATTGCTACAACCCAATACAGCGTAAGTGGAACAATAATCTCTTTAAGAACAATATAGACTTCTCGAAGGATAGGCGACTTTGATTCTTTCAGATTTGTTAAAACTTTTGTTAGAGCTAAATATTATTTGCTTTCTTTGTCAATTCAGttactgatttatcttgttatttCGCCTTCGTGTTTTATTTCATTATTTGATTGATTGCCTATTCTTGTTAATCCTAATTAATATAATTATCTCGTTGTTGCATAATGTTAATTATACCCTGCACATATTTGGGGATCTATTACTTTGAAATGGTCAGGGAAGGTGCATGTCTAGATGACATGTAGAGGTCACACAAAGACACAGCAGAAAATAACTTTCAACACACAAGTGAAATGTGAAAACATGAGCTTGTGTTTAGGGAAGTGTATACCATAGTACGTAGCTAGGAATTTTTTATCGCTTCTCAATCGACGGCGACAGTAATAACACAACCATTTCCCGTCAAAGATGCGTACATTTAATGTGTTTTTACATATATTTTCTGGCAGATTGCCAGATTGGGTCCAAGCTATAACTACATAAACTGGAAAATGGTAAAGAGTTCAAGTAATTaaactaattaaaataaaaaattgggTAAATGTCGCGCCAGCCTCGATGTTTAGAGCTTATTTTTGTACCAATAAACACCTTTAGTCTTGTTGTCACCTTCGGCCTCTTCTTCAACATAAAGACACTCCTTAGCTTCTCTCCACATTGCCTTGTAAAACGGAGTTCCATCATAATGATAGTATTCGCCGAGCACCGGCTTAATGGCTTCTGTGGCTTCCTGAGCATGATAATGAGGGATGGAGGAGATCAAATGGTGTAGCACATGTGTATCTGCTATGTGATGGAACACTTTGTTTAGAATTCCATAATCCCTGTCAACCGTTGCTAGAGCCCCTCTCAACCAATCCCATTCCGATGAATCGTAGTGAGGCAATGAAAGGTGAGTGTGATGCAACAACGTAATCATCACAAGGAAACCATTAACTACGTGTAATGGAGCACCGTACACTAGGAAAACCCATGCAAATCCTTTCACTGCTGCAATCCTATATAGTCCGTAACAGGCTGCAACAAATCCAAGATCGGATAACATGATTTGAGCTCGTTCACGTTCGGAGTAGATAGGACTGTATGGATCAAAGTGGGATGCAAAACGATCATAAGACCTTCCGGCTATGTTTACAATCAAGTACAAAGGCCATCCTAAGGTTAGAGTAAATGCGATGATAAAGACTCGGCCTACTGGATTGTTGAAGTGATGGTAGTATGATCTGATGGTGTTCTTGAACCTAGGAACATGATTTTCATCGCGATCAAGTGAATTGGTGTTGGCATGGTGGCGACGATGACTAATTTTCCAAGAGAAATAAGGAACTAGTAGAAGGGAGTGTAGAATAAAGCCTAAAGTATCGTTTAACAAGTGATAGTCGCTAAAGCCGTGGTGACCGCACTCGTGTGCCACCACCCAAATAGCAAACATAAAACAACCCTGGACATAAACATAGGCAGTCCAGGCAACATAAGAAAGGGGAGCAGGGAGGAGAGAAATGTAATTGGTGGCAATGTAGTAGAGTAAGAAGCAAACAGCAATGTCGAAAACTAGGTACGAAGAAGAACGAATGAGCGAGCGATTAAAGCAATGGGGTGGAATGGCCTTCTTGATATCTGCTATTGTAAATGGTGGTTTCTGATGAGGAACCCGACCAACATTAATGCTCTCTTCATTTTTGTCTTCAACTGACATACGCCCACCCTTACCCATTGTAAATGCTTTTTGTATGTATTAACTCTTATACTACGACTCTATAAAAATTGCTTTGTTGCTTGAAGAGGTTGTAAACTAAATGAAGGTATATATAGGGATTGTATGACTTGTGACACATGTCTATTTTAATCAGTTTGAAGGTGGACTGTCTATACATTTGTAGTCAAATTAGTACTGCCAGAGAATAATTTGAAAATATAGCACGCCATCAAATATATGCAAATGGGAATTAAAACTCAAGTGACACTAGAAAATTCATATGCAGTACCAGTATATCATTGACTGGCGGGCGCTTCTCTTGTAAAGTAACATGTTATCAAGTACACAATCTTTTTAGATTGTACAAGTAAATTTTAGATTTTGATCCCGTCAAATTATTTGTTTACTCCTAATAAAATAGAAATTAGTGCTGATTCATTACATGTAATCTATCTTAATTATTTGCTACAGCTGTTCTTTCTCCCAAAAGGATCTGAAAGTTGACGATCGATCTTCCAAAGATATGAAATGCCAGTCGAGAGAATCGGGAGAGATTTGCAAGGAGATTACAATTCGTTTTCAAAAATGCCCATTATAATTATATGTGTAATTGATTGCTATTCAAAGTATAACCTATTTTACTAACCACTGAACATACGTAATTATAAAAGGAGGCGTTTTGTTCGTGGTTGATTAGCCCGATTAATGAGAATCGGAAACTCAAAATCAACATTGGTATTTGAATTACTAATTTTGATATATGAAATGTGGAATCTCATTCCCTCGAGTTGGTTAAATTACATCTCCCACCTTAAGATTCATATTTACCTCATTCTCGTATCATTTATTCTCATTCCGATTCCGCACAACAATCGAAACGCCCCCAAAGAGTATCTCAAGGAGACTCTCTAAACAAGTTTTTAACTGAAAAAAATGGAGCTCCAATAACTCCCGGTGGCTTTTAAAAACTTTAAGAGCCTATTCTCTCAGCTCTATTTTAAGAGTTACCTCTTAACTCATTTCTACTAATAAAATATTCACTAATATATGTATCGGTTCATATATTTGTTATAGTGAGATTTGAGATATGAAATATGACTATTATATTAGTTAGGGCGCAAAATAAAGAGCGTTGGAGTTAACACGAAAATCAACTTACTAACTTACGAGGAAtcatattatttattttatatctAGGAGTCTAACTGGGAGTCTCTTAGAGATGCATCAGGCAAGTTATTACCCCAGAACCAATAGAAAGAGATGTTCACAAATCTTTTGCTCACTTCTGCATAGAGTAAAAATCGAAGAAATTATGTTTATATACAAGATTAAGACACTCTTAAGACTAAAAAAAATAAGAAATGTGAAATTTGTAGCCGCCAAGAAAGACGAGAAATACAAGGAGCAGACCATGAGGACTGGACCGGGCCTCATGAAATGATGGTAATTTGACCATAACACATGCACGAAGCCTGCATTACTGACTGGCGGGCGCTAACTCTTGGACTTGTACATATTCTCTTTCCCCACACTTAGATTTGTCATGTTCAATCATCAATGTTAACAGCCATGCAGATCAACTATATTAGTCTCTCCACTGTCTTAAGTGCTGTAATCTGTTTTCTTAAACAACCTCTACGCCTAATGACTAATCCTCTTCACGTTTTCACTGCAATGAAATCTTATTTAAACTCTGATAATAAGACTCATGAGTCACCTCTCATCAATGCTTTTACGTTTCCAAAACAGTTGGTCCAAGCAGGCCACAAAATATGGAATCGTAAGTTTACGTAACATTGAAGTCCCGGGAGGGCTGTGAAGAACTATAGAATGCGGATCCCAGTTCCAAGAAAAAGGAACAGCATAGACTCCAGTTCTTCATTTACAGCACTGCTAATATTCAAGTTAATTTCGAAAGTTTAAATCACTCCATAAGGTCTAAATTCAATAAAGGCAAACAAGTTTAAGACTTAAGATGCAAGTTGACTTGACAACATGACCAGATTTTCCACACACCAGATTCACATAATACACAAGTCTTGAGCTGCTTTAGCAAGTACAAGTACCAACATGCAAAATAGGTAGGGATAGAGTTTCCCTTCAACATGTGTTTCGCAGTTTCACTCGTCTATTTAATATTTCCCAACTTCAACATGTCTTTCACAGTTCCACTCATCTACTTTGCCTAGGTGATATATCAGCAGACCGAGATCTAGATCCAGAAGGTGATCTTATTGCACGTCCAGGAGATAACTTCCAATGGGTTCCAGCTCCATCAGACTCATAAGCAGGTCTACTGAAATAGCATAGAAaaagatttttaataaattaaaagaCAATACAACTCAATTAAAAAACTTTTAAAATACCATATAACAACAATTAACCAGAAATCCCTTCATGTGCTCCACACCTATATAATCCAAAGTCTGTAGAGCACGACCTAAATATTACAACTACATACTGGTAAGGACAACAAGTGCAGGTTACAAGGGCATCATCCGTACCAAATGAACTGGAAAAACAAGAAAAGATAAGTTTCCACAACCTCTACAATTATATGCAAGCACTTCACTCTGCATGGCTATGGTACACACATATCTTAGAAACTAGGAAGCAGCTCTAGAACTAAGATCTTAACATGAAAGTTGGGGCTCctaaaatttcaaatttaaaaaaaaaatgattCATCTCAAGGTTCACATAATTTAACTTAAAGGGTATGCATCATGTTGACAAAAACAGTACACATGTTTAATGCATGTAAGCTAATTCAGCATATAATGCAGAGATGATTCCACTTACTCAGCATAATCCTTGGCATTTCGATCTGCTGCATCTTTTCGGCTGCTTGGAGAATATGACCTACGGGCATGACGAGCATCTTCTTCTGGTGGAGGATCCCTTGGTGATCTAGGGTCCTTCCTTCTTTCAGAAGAATGGGAGTAGTCATTCCTCCGTCTTGGGGCAGGGGAATAGGA carries:
- the LOC141692434 gene encoding delta(12)-fatty-acid desaturase FAD2-like, producing the protein MGKGGRMSVEDKNEESINVGRVPHQKPPFTIADIKKAIPPHCFNRSLIRSSSYLVFDIAVCFLLYYIATNYISLLPAPLSYVAWTAYVYVQGCFMFAIWVVAHECGHHGFSDYHLLNDTLGFILHSLLLVPYFSWKISHRRHHANTNSLDRDENHVPRFKNTIRSYYHHFNNPVGRVFIIAFTLTLGWPLYLIVNIAGRSYDRFASHFDPYSPIYSERERAQIMLSDLGFVAACYGLYRIAAVKGFAWVFLVYGAPLHVVNGFLVMITLLHHTHLSLPHYDSSEWDWLRGALATVDRDYGILNKVFHHIADTHVLHHLISSIPHYHAQEATEAIKPVLGEYYHYDGTPFYKAMWREAKECLYVEEEAEGDNKTKGVYWYKNKL